The window GGCCTCATTTGTACCATCGGCCGATGCTGAAACATTATATGGCCCAAATGTAGATCGCAATAAAACCTACGATCAGATAATTGCCGATTTAAAAATGGCCGAAGATTTAGTGCCATGGAGAAGTGGCATTGCCGAATATGGTAGTTTCCGTTTTACAAAAGGAGCTATTAAAGGTTTAAGGGCGCGTATTGCGTTGGCAAGAGGAGGTTACTCCTTAAGATCGGCAAGCCATACCATGGAGCGCAGCTCGGACTATTTAACCTATTACAAAATTGCGTTGGATGAGTGCCTGGATTTAATGAACCACCGTTCGGAGCATAACATCAATCCTGTTTACGAAAACGTATTTAAAACCTTGCATACCACTACCCGTTACGATGATGCCCACGAACTGATGTTCGAGGTGGCCGCTTTCGGCGGTAATGCGGCTACAGATAGTAAGCTGGGGTATTATAACGGTATCCGATTTAACTCGGCCTCTACTTTCGGCTCGGGAGGTGGCGGTATGAATGCTATTCCAACTTATTTTTATGAGTTCGATGTTACGAAAGATTGCCGCAGGGATGTAACCATTGGTGTTTTCGAAATTACGGCAACTTCGAAAAAAATCATCAATACTTTGTTTAACATGACGGATGGAAAATTCCGTAAATCGTGGACAACCTTTAACGGATCATCAGCCGCGCAGAACTTTTCGATCAACTGGCCAATTTTACGCTTTGCCGATGTATTGCTGATGTACGCCGAAGCAGATAATGAAATTAATGGCGCACCATCTGCAGCAGCTGTTAACGCCTTGCAGGAAGTACAAAAAAGGGCTTATGCAGGTTTCGAAAGTCAAATTCCGGTAATACCAACCGATAAAGCAGGCTTTTTTAATGCAATTGTTAAAGAACGTTTGCTGGAGTTTGGTGGGGAGGGCATCCGCAAATACGATTTAATTCGCTGGAATTTATTGGGCAGCAAATTTGACGAAACACGTACCAAAATCCGTGCTTTAATTGCCGGCACGGGCGATTATGCCAGTGTACCCAATTACATTTATGCTAAAGAAGGCAATTATTTACTGGGAACCAGTGTAAACGAAGTGGCAACGCTCGATCTTTACGGTGGCGTTCCGAACAACGTATTTGCTTCGCCGGGTTTAAATACTTCTTCGGCCCCAACGGGTTATACCACCAAAAACTGGAGAAAAGCGGTAACAGAAGAAAATTCGATCACCAGTACATCAACCGGTATTGCCTTTTACTTCGAAGCAAACAAAAAGGAGCTTTTCCCATATCCAAAAACTACTTTAATTGAAAATCCAAGCATGGTTCAAAACTTTGGCTATTAATACAGGTATTATGAAAAAAATTATAGATCAACTGGGGTTTAAACTAATTATTTTATCGCTGATGGTGCTGGCCATTTCTTCTTGTAAAAAAGAAGGCGATGTACCCACTGACCCAGCCAGGATATTTAAACCTAGCGATGTTAAAATTGCTGCGGGCGAAACTTCGGCCAAATTAACCTGGACTTTACCGCTATTGTCGACAGGGAAAGCACTGAAATACAGCATTGACTTTTCAACCGATTCATTATTCGCAACGGTGAACTACACTACTACCGCCGATACGGCTGGCGTAACTGTAACCGAGGATAATCTGGCTGTTAGAACAAAATACTATGCGAGGGTGAAAGCCAATGCTACCGAAACTCAACCAGAATCGAAATACGTGCGCAGCAGTGCCTTTCAGTTAACCGGCATTCAATTGTTTTCTGCGATAAGGGATAACGAAATTAAAGAAAACAGCATTACACTACGTTATACACCAACAGTTGGTCTTACCTCCATTGTGTTAACACCAGCAACAGGTACAGCAATTACCACTACACTGAGCACAACCGATGCAACTGCCGGCTTAAAAGCGATAACCGGATTAACAGCAGGCATGAAATACACCGCCGAACTTTTTGCTGGGACGAAGAGTAAAGGTATTACCACTTTTACTACACTTGCCCCAACTACCTACACAGTAAAATTAAATCCAGGCGATGATTTGGCAGCAGCCATAGCAAATGCAGCTAACGGTGCTATTATAGGTTTAAATCCGGGCACGTACAACCTGCCTACAGCAACTGCAACATTTATTACCCAAAAAACCATAACCATAAAGTCGACATCAGGCAACCCAACAGATACCAAGGTAAATTATAGGGAAATTGATTTAGAAGGTACTGGCGCTGGTGTAACACTATCAGGCATTGAGTTCGACGGAACAGCTTCGGCTTCGCTTTATTTCATCAACTTTATTGGCTCACAGGCTTCAAACGGTGCAGCAGCAACCTTTACCAACGTGGTTGTTGATAATTGTATTGCACATGGTTCTACTACTTCGTTTTTACGTGGCGACAGGGGAACGGCAGCGCGCGATTTCAAAATAACGGCGATTACCGTTAATAATTCTATTGTTTACGATATGGGAGCTAATGGTTCGTCGGCATATTACACCTTCCATGTAAACAAAATGCAGTTCAATACACTAACGGTATCGAAATCTACATTTTATAATGCAGGTCCGGGTTTGGTTACCGCCAGCACTACCTATACAGGCGATGTGACCCCAACGGTTGCCATCAGCAACTCTACCTTTAATAGTTTTGGTGGAAATGCGAAATACGCTTTACTAGATGCGAGTGCAAACCCAATTAACTTCACCATTCTCAACAGTATTATGGCTAATACACCCAGATCAGGTACGGTTAACGCTGCCGCCATCAGAGGTACAGGTGCGGGCAGTGCCCTAAAAATTTCGAACAGCAATTACTTTAATTTATTTAGCGCGTTAACCGGCGGTACCGCTTTAACTTTTGGTACCACAACATTAGCCAGTAACCAAAGCATCAATACCGGCTGGACGGCAACCACAACTGATTTTACCCTCCAGGCGAGTTCTGTTTTAAGAACTGCCGGAAGTACAGGCGGGGCAATTGGCGATCCACGCTGGACATATTAATTATTTTTAAAGGGCAGGCTTAGATCTGCCCTTTTTTATTGAAATTTATAGCATAGCACTATACCGGTCAAAATGACGAAACCAACCCTGATCCATTTAGCTTATACCATCCTTTTTTGCATCGGCTTAATCCCTCAAACCTATGCGCAAGACCCCAAATACCCGACTACCCTTACCGTTTCGAAAGATGGCAGCGGCAATTATAACACCATACAGGAAGCTGTAAACTCAGTGCGCGATTTAGGCGAACAGGAAGTTAAAATTTATATCAAAAATGGCATTTACAAAGAAAAGCTGATTATTCCTTCCTGGAAAATAAAAATTGCCATTATAGGCGAAAGTAACGAAAACACCATCATCACAAATGATGACTACTCTGGAAAAGACTATCCGGCAGGCAAAGATGCTTTTGGCAATACCAAATTCAGCACTTATACTTCATTTACAGTGTTGGTTCAGGGCAATGATGTAAAGCTCGAAAATTTAACCATCATAAACGCAGCAGGCCGCGTTGGGCAGGCTGTTGCACTATATGTAGAAGGCGATCGTTTTGTAGCCAAAAACTGCAGGCTTTCAGGGAATCAGGATACGCTTTATGCCGCTATCGAGAATAGCCGCCAATACTACCAAAACTGCTACATAGAAGGCACTACCGATTTTATTTTTGGCAAAGCAACCGTTGTTTTTGAGCACTGCACCATTAAAAGCTTAACCGATTCTTATGTTACCGCAGCCTCTACTTCAGCAAACCAGCCCTTTGGGTTTGTGTTTATGCATTGTAAACTCATTGCTGATTCGGCTGTAACAAAAGCTTATCTTGGCCGGCCATGGCGACCTTACGCTAAAACCGTTTTTATGCATTGCGATTTAGGTAAACACATTCTCCCTGTTGGCTGGAACCCATGGAAAGGCGACAAGATGTTTCCCGATAAAGAGAAAACTGTGTTTTACGCAGAATACCAAAATATCGGTGCAGGAGCATCACCCAAAACACGCTTAGCCTGGACAACACAGCTTAGCGATAAAGCCGCAAAAAATTATACCCTTAAAAATATCCTGGGCGGAACCGACAAATGGAACCCCACAGTTAATTAGTGAATTATCAATATGAAAAATAAGTTTTACCTGGCATTTGCAC is drawn from Pedobacter sp. HDW13 and contains these coding sequences:
- a CDS encoding pectinesterase family protein; the encoded protein is MTKPTLIHLAYTILFCIGLIPQTYAQDPKYPTTLTVSKDGSGNYNTIQEAVNSVRDLGEQEVKIYIKNGIYKEKLIIPSWKIKIAIIGESNENTIITNDDYSGKDYPAGKDAFGNTKFSTYTSFTVLVQGNDVKLENLTIINAAGRVGQAVALYVEGDRFVAKNCRLSGNQDTLYAAIENSRQYYQNCYIEGTTDFIFGKATVVFEHCTIKSLTDSYVTAASTSANQPFGFVFMHCKLIADSAVTKAYLGRPWRPYAKTVFMHCDLGKHILPVGWNPWKGDKMFPDKEKTVFYAEYQNIGAGASPKTRLAWTTQLSDKAAKNYTLKNILGGTDKWNPTVN
- a CDS encoding DUF4957 domain-containing protein encodes the protein MKKIIDQLGFKLIILSLMVLAISSCKKEGDVPTDPARIFKPSDVKIAAGETSAKLTWTLPLLSTGKALKYSIDFSTDSLFATVNYTTTADTAGVTVTEDNLAVRTKYYARVKANATETQPESKYVRSSAFQLTGIQLFSAIRDNEIKENSITLRYTPTVGLTSIVLTPATGTAITTTLSTTDATAGLKAITGLTAGMKYTAELFAGTKSKGITTFTTLAPTTYTVKLNPGDDLAAAIANAANGAIIGLNPGTYNLPTATATFITQKTITIKSTSGNPTDTKVNYREIDLEGTGAGVTLSGIEFDGTASASLYFINFIGSQASNGAAATFTNVVVDNCIAHGSTTSFLRGDRGTAARDFKITAITVNNSIVYDMGANGSSAYYTFHVNKMQFNTLTVSKSTFYNAGPGLVTASTTYTGDVTPTVAISNSTFNSFGGNAKYALLDASANPINFTILNSIMANTPRSGTVNAAAIRGTGAGSALKISNSNYFNLFSALTGGTALTFGTTTLASNQSINTGWTATTTDFTLQASSVLRTAGSTGGAIGDPRWTY
- a CDS encoding RagB/SusD family nutrient uptake outer membrane protein; translation: MNNKLIKSALMVIAVGALSITTSCKKYLDVQSPSTSSPDVVFESTANTNAAIIAVYNRLCGDNGYGSRISTLFGLTADDFKTSGSYSSSDRRGISMYGASSDNTDLINPFLQLYAGVERANICIKFIPASKLYANGSDDEKATMKRYYGEALALRAQFLYELIRNWGDVPASFVPSADAETLYGPNVDRNKTYDQIIADLKMAEDLVPWRSGIAEYGSFRFTKGAIKGLRARIALARGGYSLRSASHTMERSSDYLTYYKIALDECLDLMNHRSEHNINPVYENVFKTLHTTTRYDDAHELMFEVAAFGGNAATDSKLGYYNGIRFNSASTFGSGGGGMNAIPTYFYEFDVTKDCRRDVTIGVFEITATSKKIINTLFNMTDGKFRKSWTTFNGSSAAQNFSINWPILRFADVLLMYAEADNEINGAPSAAAVNALQEVQKRAYAGFESQIPVIPTDKAGFFNAIVKERLLEFGGEGIRKYDLIRWNLLGSKFDETRTKIRALIAGTGDYASVPNYIYAKEGNYLLGTSVNEVATLDLYGGVPNNVFASPGLNTSSAPTGYTTKNWRKAVTEENSITSTSTGIAFYFEANKKELFPYPKTTLIENPSMVQNFGY